The following proteins come from a genomic window of Salvia hispanica cultivar TCC Black 2014 chromosome 4, UniMelb_Shisp_WGS_1.0, whole genome shotgun sequence:
- the LOC125224203 gene encoding wall-associated receptor kinase-like 1 produces the protein MCINTPGSVTCVCPRGFYGDGRKDGKGCIKVTKSKSKTIILTGIGSALGFLLFLLMCFGLYKMLKKRREKMIKEKFFKRNGGLLLHQQTNEGALGKTKVFPSQELEVATDYFNESRILGRGGQGTVYKGMLSDGKIVAVKKAKLVEESQLEQFINEVVILSQINHRNVVKLLGCCLETEVPLLVYEFMPNGTLFELIHNPNNEFPITWSMRLKIATDIAGALAYLHYASSVPIYHRDIKSSNILLDEKYVVKVSDFGTSRSVNADQTHLTTLVKGTFGYLDPEYFQSSQFTEKSDVYSFGVVIVELLTGQRAISMGKTDDDRSLATRFLTCMEEKCLDKILDPQVLEQGRMEEVLLVARLAQRCLNLKGKRRPTMKEVSTELESFRISQMSCSIVKEEVEDETVFEAKPYIIFRY, from the exons ATGTGCATCAATACTCCTGGTTCTGTCACCTGTGTGTGTCCAAGAGGATTTTATGGTGATGGAAGGAAAGATGGCAAAGGCTGTATTAAAGTCACAAAATCCAAGTCCAAGACCATAATCTTGACAG GTATTGGATCTGCATTAGGGTTTCTACTATTCCTCCTTATGTGCTTTGGGTTGTATAAGATGCTGAAAAAGAGGAgggaaaaaatgattaaagaGAAGTTCTTTAAACGAAATGGTGGTCTTCTCCTGCATCAGCAAACCAATGAAGGTGCACTCGGAAAAACAAAAGTTTTCCCCTCACAAGAGTTGGAGGTTGCTACTGATTACTTTAATGAAAGTCGGATTCTTGGGCGTGGAGGGCAAGGTACTGTCTACAAAGGGATGTTGTCGGATGGTAAGATTGTGGCGGTCAAGAAAGCAAAGTTGGTCGAGGAGAGTCAACTGGAACAGTTCATCAATGAGGTGGTGATACTGTCGCAGATCAATCACAGAAATGTGGTTAAATTGTTGGGATGTTGCTTAGAGACCGAGGTTCCTCTGCTTGTTTACGAATTCATGCCAAATGGGACACTTTTTGAGCTCATTCACAATCCAAATAACGAATTTCCGATCACATGGAGCATGCGCCTGAAGATCGCAACAGATATAGCAGGGGCACTTGCCTACTTACATTATGCATCTTCGGTGCCTATCTATCATCGAGATATCAAGTCTAGTAACATCCTTTTAGATGAAAAATATGTAGTCAAGGTGTCGGATTTCGGAACTTCACGGTCAGTTAATGCTGATCAGACTCATTTGACTACTCTGGTTAAAGGGACGTTCGGATATCTAGATCCGGAGTATTTTCAGTCGAGTCAGTTCACGGAAAAAAGTGATGTTTATAGTTTCGGAGTAGTTATTGTTGAGCTCCTAACCGGACAAAGGGCGATATCTATGGGGAAAACAGACGATGACAGAAGCCTAGCGACACGGTTTCTTACATGCATGGAAGAAAAATGCCTGGACAAAATATTAGATCCTCAAGTTTTAGAACAAGGTAGGATGGAAGAGGTGCTTTTAGTTGCGAGGCTTGCACAAAGGTGTTTGAATCTGAAAGGGAAAAGGAGACCAACAATGAAAGAAGTTTCTACAGAATTGGAAAGTTTTAGGATATCCCAAATGTCTTGCTCCATTGTGAAAGAAGAAGTTGAAGATGAGACAGTTTTTGAAGCTAAGCCATATATCATTTTCAGATATTGA